The following coding sequences lie in one Pseudalkalibacillus hwajinpoensis genomic window:
- a CDS encoding 3-ketoacyl-ACP reductase — MVALKGKTALITGAARGIGRASAIALAKEGVNIGMIARTEETLQNVAKEIEAEGVKTSFAIADVSSNEEVTTAVAKLKEDLGEVDILINNAGIAKMGGFMDLEVTEWEKIIQVNLLGAYYVTRAVLPDMIERKSGDIINISSTAGQKGAPVTSAYSASKFGLMGLTESLAQEVRKHDIRVSALTPSTVSTDLAVENNLTDGNQENMLQPEDMAEFIVAQLKMNKRVFIKTAGLWTTNP, encoded by the coding sequence ATGGTAGCTCTTAAAGGAAAAACAGCACTTATTACAGGTGCGGCTCGAGGAATTGGTCGTGCATCGGCAATTGCCCTTGCAAAAGAAGGCGTAAATATCGGAATGATTGCCCGTACAGAAGAGACACTTCAGAACGTAGCGAAAGAAATCGAAGCAGAAGGTGTAAAAACTTCCTTCGCTATTGCAGATGTTTCATCTAATGAGGAAGTAACAACAGCTGTAGCTAAATTGAAAGAAGATCTTGGCGAAGTAGACATTCTTATTAATAATGCAGGTATCGCTAAAATGGGTGGCTTCATGGATCTCGAAGTTACAGAGTGGGAAAAGATCATTCAAGTGAACTTACTAGGTGCTTACTATGTAACACGTGCTGTACTGCCAGATATGATTGAGCGTAAATCAGGAGATATTATTAATATTTCTTCTACAGCAGGACAAAAAGGTGCACCAGTTACTAGTGCCTATAGTGCTTCTAAGTTCGGACTTATGGGTCTAACGGAATCACTAGCTCAAGAAGTTCGCAAGCATGATATCCGTGTAAGTGCGCTAACACCAAGTACCGTTTCTACGGATCTCGCAGTAGAAAATAACCTAACAGATGGAAATCAAGAGAATATGCTTCAACCAGAAGATATGGCTGAGTTTATCGTTGCTCAACTAAAAATGAACAAACGTGTATTCATTAAAACAGCAGGTTTATGGACAACTAACCCATAA